One Mus musculus strain C57BL/6J chromosome X, GRCm38.p6 C57BL/6J DNA window includes the following coding sequences:
- the Nhsl2 gene encoding NHS-like protein 2 isoform X17, with the protein MESMAVVYSVPSSCNGPTESTFSTSWKGDAFTYMTPSASSQGNQVSENGKNPSSGNSWVPLNTLPPLVPKEAATLFVTRDNPAGCTGLPSYSEHPTLRRQIPERPPKIGLLARGTSRLETGPGGTNRFRERSLSVPTDSGVTSVDYDEEQKTSETRILPYASTSSEGSNSTDNIAALSTEQEARHRRQRSKSISLKKAKKKPSPPMRSVSLVKDEPALPPEGELVLPKDQRPRSLCLSLEHQGHHPPHPDAQGHPAVPMLKDPGSTQFSHHWYLTDWKSGDTYQSLSSSSTATGTTVIECTQVQGSSESLASPSTSRATTPSQLSIEVEAREVASPGRPTGLMSPSSGYSSQSETPTPTVSMSLTLGHLPPPSASVRVRPVVPERKSSLPPTSPMEKICKSRLSFDLPLTSSTTLDLSGMSISIRSKTKVSRHHSDTNFGVKLAQKTSPNQPIMPMVTQSDLRSVRLRSVSKSEPEDDIESPDYIEEPGAEEVFTMPERKVKPPIAEKPPLARRPPSLVHRPPSLPGEYPLTSPTMAMASRSSIPHMKQLPQDSYTVLRKPKSPSFPGESTASSSLVLSPLASSSGAFFSGTQQPPQASVEDGGPKVRALPERIGLQSQEEAEKKMTKIPPPVPKKPSVLYLPLTSPVAQMDACMAEPRLPFSPIITLEEDGKCPSTGDDQKSPGKGVTSPLHTDTEKEAISPGRSVEPSAEEKSLISDKTAEWIAEEEDDVFVASRTTEDLFTVIHRSKRKLLGWKETGEGFTGSKPSSHSPVKNTADSPTGEAAAAPGPSSSACLDAGRNDDFKALLQKKGSKATPRTRPSAAELLKTTNPLARRIIAQFSKDYEPTDNPST; encoded by the exons ATGGAGAGCATGGCAGTGGTGTACAGTGTCCCCAGTTCTTGCAatggaccaacagagtcaacattCTCCACTTCCTGGAAGGGAGATGCTTTCACATACATGACCCCAAGTGCCAGCAGCCAGGGCAATCAAGTCAGTGAAAATGGAAAAAACCCTTCCTCGGGCAATTCTTGGGTCCCTCTGAACACACTCCCACCTCTGGTTCCTAAGGAGGCGGCCACGCTCTTTGTCACCCGTGATAACCCAGCAGGATGCACTGGGCTACCCAGCTACTCTGAGCACCCCACTCTACGAAGACAGATACCAGAAAGACCTCCCAAGATTGGCCTTCTTGCCCGTGGTACCTCAAGGCTGGAAACAGGCCCAGGTGGGACCAACAGGTTCCGGGAGCGGTCACTGTCTGTACCCACAGACTCGGGTGTTACCTCAGTGGACTATGACGAAGAACAGAAGACCAGTGAGACCCGCATCCTGCCTTATGCCAGTACAAGCTCCGAGGGCAGTAACAGTACTGACAACATTGCAGCCCTCAGCACTGAGCAGGAGGCACGGCACAGAAGGCAAAGATCCAAAAGTATTTCACTCAAGAAGGCCAAAAAGAAGCCCTCTCCACCCATGCGAAGTGTCTCACTCGTCAAAGATGAGCCAGCCCTCCCACCAGAAGGCGAATTGGTACTGCCCAAGGACCAGAGGCCTAGGAGCCTTTGCCTCTCCTTGGAACACCAAGGGCACCACCCACCTCACCCAGATGCTCAAGGTCACCCAGCTGTGCCAATGCTCAAAGATCCAGGAAGTACGCAGTTCTCTCACCACTGGTATCTTACTGACTGGAAGTCTGGTGACACCTACCAGTCCTTGTCCAGCTCCAGCACTGCCACCGGCACCACGGTCATTGAGTGCACTCAAGTTCAGGGAAGCTCAGAGTCTCTGGCCTCCCCTTCCACCTCCAGAGCGACAACACCCTCCCAGCTCTCCATTGAGGTGGAAGCCAGGGAAGTAGCCTCTCCTGGGAGGCCCACTGGACTGATGTCCCCTTCCAGTGGTTACTCCAGCCAGTCAGAGACACCCACACCCACTGTCTCCATGTCCTTGACCCTGGGCCACTTACCTCCTCCAAGTGCTAGTGTCAGAGTACGTCCAGTGGTACCAGAAAGGAAGTCATCACTGCCCCCAACATCACCAATGGAGAAAATCTGCAAGTCACGGTTATCATTTGACCTACCACTGACCTCTTCAACCACCCTGGATCTGTCGGGGATGAGTATCTCCATCCGCAGCAAAACCAAGGTGAGCCGCCATCACTCTGATACCAATTTTGGGGTCAAACTGGCACAGAAAACTAGTCCAAACCAACCGATCATGCCCATGGTTACTCAGTCTGACCTCCGTTCTGTTCGCCTGAGGTCAGTCAGCAAGTCTGAGCCAGAAGACGACATTGAGAGTCCAGATTACATAGAGGAACCTGGAGCAGAGGAAGTCTTCACCATGCCAGAGAGAAAAGTGAAACCTCCCATAGCCGAGAAACCTCCATTGGCCCGAAGGCCTCCAAGTTTGGTCCACAGGCCGCCCTCTCTCCCTGGGGAGTATCCACTAACTTCTCCTACTATGGCTATGGCATCCAGGAGCTCCATTCCACACATGAAGCAGCTTCCCCAAGACAGCTACACAGTGTTGCGGAAACCAAAGTCACCCAGCTTCCCCGGGGAGTCAACAGCATCCTCCAGccttgtcctctcacctcttgCCAGTTCCTCTGGTGCTTTCTTCTCAGGAACACAGCAACCTCCCCAGGCCAGTGTAGAAGACGGGGGCCCCAAGGTGAGAGCCCTGCCTGAAAGAATCGGCCTCCAGAGccaggaagaagctgagaaaaaGATGACCAAGATTCCACCTCCGGTACCAAAAAAGCCCAGTGTGCTCTACCTGCCTCTCACCTCCCCTGTAGCTCAAATGGATGCCTGCATGGCAGAACCAAGGCTACCTTTCAGCCCCATCATCACCCTGGAGGAAGATGGCAAGTGTCCCTCCACTGGTGATGACCAGAAGTCACCTGGTAAAGGGGTGACTTCGCCTCTTCACACTGACACAGAAAAagaggccatctctccag GGAGGTCAGTGGAACCGAGTGCTGAAGAGAAAAGTTTAATCAGTGATAAAACAGCCGAATGGAttgcagaggaggaggatgacgtGTTTGTGGCTTCCCGCACAACTGAAGATTTATTTACTGTGATACACAG GTCCAAAAGAAAGCTACTGGGCTGGAAAGAGACTGGGGAGGGCTTCACGGGAAGCAAACCCAGCTCCCATTCACCAGTGAAGAATACAGCTGATTCTCCCACCGGTGAGGCTGCTGCTGCCCCAGGGCCAAGTAGCagtgcctgcctagatgctggtA